One part of the Rutidosis leptorrhynchoides isolate AG116_Rl617_1_P2 chromosome 1, CSIRO_AGI_Rlap_v1, whole genome shotgun sequence genome encodes these proteins:
- the LOC139851872 gene encoding uncharacterized protein, with protein sequence MDQYGELRDYILELRRSNPGSTVKLEVEDCDTPSSMTRVFKRIYICLGPLKRGFNAIGRDLLGLDGAFMKEPASGFMLTAVGLDSNNGIYPLAYAIVESECYSSWLWFLELLARDLDLTEMSNFTFISDRQKGLIAAVGKVFPVAEHRFCLRHIQQNMKKYWSGVAYKNHLWACASATTVPQFERRMAEFKDFSEPAHLYLSKIQPAQWARSHFTGRAHSDILLNNHCEVLNRWLCEARDKPIITALEYIRTYLMKRIANVRTTISKSKGPLTPAATKMFNNIKKEAMKCDVIWNGDDKYQVNGHHHDQCVVDMTLRTCSCRKWELTGMPCKHAVAAMLNMSVYSQDVVLESNVHPVYWLSTWEQTYSHTINPVKGKSEWVKSPVPTTLVCPKKIPTAGRPKKNRRKSLEEKDDMVNKGKLSKKGTSIKCSRFGIYGHNVRGCPTGGEGLKRKQASGKGANKQSSGKGSKKKEKTGNGGP encoded by the exons ATGGATCAATATGGAGAACTAAGAGATTATATACTTGAACTGAGAAGGTCTAACCCTGGTAGCACTGTTAAGCTTGAGGTAGAAGATTGTGATACACCATCATCAATGACAAGAGTGTTCAAAAGGATTTACATATGTTTGGGTCCATTGAAAAGAGGTTTTAATGCTATTGGAAGAGATCTTCTTGGTTTGGATGGAGCTTTTATGAAAGAACCAGCTAGTGGTTTTATGTTAACAGCTGTTGGTCTTGACTCCAATAATGGAATATACCCTCTTGCTTATGCAATTGTGGAATCAGAATGCTACAGTTCATGGTTGTGGTTTCTTGAATTATTGGCTAGAGACTTGGATTTGACTGAGATGTCCAATTTCACTTTCATAAGTGATAGGCAGAAG GGACTAATAGCTGCTGTTGGTAAAGTTTTTCCTGTGGCTGAACATAGATTCTGTTTGAGGCACATTCAACAGAATATGAAGAAGTATTGGAGTGGGGTTGCATATAAGAATCATTTGTGGGCTTGTGCAAGTGCCACCACTGTACCTCAGTTTGAAAGGAGAATGGCTGAGTTTAAAGATTTTAGTGAACCTGCACATCTGTATCTTTCTAAAATACAACCTGCACAATGGGCAAGAAGTCATTTTACAG GGCGTGCACATTCAGACATATTGTTAAACAATCATTGTGAAGTGCTAAATAGATGGCTATGTGAGGCTAGAGACAAGCCAATCATTACTGCTTTGGAGTATATCAGAACATATTTGATGAAAAGAATTGCTAATGTTAGAACAACAATCTCAAAGTCTAAAGGGCCACTTACACCAGCTGCCACTAAGATGTTTAACAACATAAAGAAAGAAGCAATGAAATGTGATGTTATTTGGAATGGGGATGATAAGTATCAGGTGAATGGTCATCATCATGACCAATGTGTGGTTGACATGACTTTGAGAACTTGCAGCTGTAGAAAATGGGAGCTTACAGGCATGCCTTGTAAGCATGCAGTAGCTGCAATGTTGAACATGTCTGTTTATAGTCAAGATGTTGTTTTAGAGTCAAATGTTCATCCTGTTTATTGGTTATCTACTTGGGAACAAACTTATTCACATACCATTAACCCTGTGAAAGGAAAATCTGAGTGGGTCAAGTCTCCAGTACCAACAACTTTGGTATGTCCAAAAAAAATTCCAACTGCAGGTCGTCCTAAGAAGAACAGGAGGAAATcacttgaagaaaaagatgacATGGTTAATAAAGGAAAGCTGTCAAAGAAGGGTACAAGTATTAAATGTTCAAGGTTTGGAATATATGGTCATAATGTAAGGGGTTGCCCAACTGGAGGTGAAGGGTTGAAAAGAAAGCAAGCAAGTGGTAAAGGTGCCAACAAGCAATCAAGTGGTAAAGGTAGCAAGAAGAAAGAAAAAACTGGAAATGGTGGTCCTTGA